Below is a window of Plasmodium sp. gorilla clade G2 genome assembly, chromosome: 14 DNA.
ATTACAAAATTTCAAaggttattatttttatcttcatattaataatattttacctAAATAGTAACTATTATACTGagaaatacatacatatatatatatataattatagttATTATGaccatatgtatatattataattcttcTTTCCCATTTTAACATGTTTGCATCATTTAATGTtatgtgtatttatatattcattgtatttttttttattttatttatttttttttttttttttagagtGAAGTAGAAAGAATGATATGGGAATTTGACGAAAATATGGATAATTGTTTAGATTatgatgaaatatattttttatatttacgaTGTGTGAATGATAAGAAAAAGCAAGTACCTAGTGACCTCTACAATAttattcaattttttatgtttgaTTATGAAATGAATGGATATATAACAGTAGAAAAAACTTtgcaaatattatatgtacgtTTTGGTAGGGAAAAAATGGACCAAGAAGTTCAGGAAATTTTTGGAGATAAATATGAAGACGAATCGGGAGtagaaaaacaaatattcTTAAAGGAATAtttagaaaatgaaaaaaagagAATACGTAAATATAGGTacaatatgaaatattaaacgaaaagaaattataataaataatatgcatatatatatataaaatatatatataatattttttccattCTTTAGAACTGAAAATCCTAAAAAGGGaggaaaataatgaatattttaaaatattactcAAGCATACTtttgataaattatatattataaaaaaaaaaaaaaataaatatataagaatgatTAATTCAC
It encodes the following:
- a CDS encoding calmodulin-like protein, which translates into the protein MNEKPYIPIIEKLNNEKNPNFYICGNGYIAPLDIKNLKKISNTEKKNLQRVFSMMDKDNTGKISVCNLHDILHRYNYKISKSEVERMIWEFDENMDNCLDYDEIYFLYLRCVNDKKKQVPSDLYNIIQFFMFDYEMNGYITVEKTLQILYVRFGREKMDQEVQEIFGDKYEDESGVEKQIFLKEYLENEKKRIRKYRTENPKKGGK